In the genome of Phycisphaerae bacterium RAS1, one region contains:
- the ywpJ gene encoding putative phosphatase YwpJ — protein MDEFSGHQPLRQAAVARGTAARRYDLAAIDLDGTLLDSTHCVPRRNRQALHRAHERGMKIVLCTGRSFPETLPIIESLGLELDCTVTAFGAIVSDVASRRTLHREPFEPALALELTAWYASHGYVVQWLLDREQAGFDAYCFDGPRRHAAVDRWLERTECVVRSAAAPPDAGPSPVRISIIDDGLSLTEMTSKLEGRFGARVAHNLLRAPSYDLCVIETFAPQVNKWRGIEFLCRRWNIDPARTVAIGDDVNDVQMIRAAGLGAAMSNGHAAAHAAAQRILPRHDECGVAVLLEELLDA, from the coding sequence ATGGACGAGTTTTCCGGCCACCAGCCGCTCCGCCAGGCCGCAGTCGCCCGGGGCACGGCCGCCCGCCGCTACGACCTGGCGGCGATCGACCTCGACGGCACACTCCTGGATTCGACCCACTGCGTGCCACGGCGAAATCGGCAGGCCCTGCACCGTGCTCACGAGCGGGGCATGAAAATCGTCCTGTGCACCGGGCGCAGTTTTCCGGAGACGCTGCCGATCATCGAATCGCTCGGACTGGAACTCGACTGCACCGTCACGGCCTTCGGCGCCATCGTCAGCGATGTCGCGTCGCGCCGCACCTTGCACCGTGAACCGTTTGAGCCGGCCCTGGCGCTCGAGTTGACCGCCTGGTACGCCTCGCACGGATACGTGGTGCAATGGCTGCTCGACCGCGAGCAGGCCGGATTCGACGCCTACTGTTTTGACGGCCCGCGGCGGCACGCGGCGGTCGATCGCTGGCTGGAGCGAACCGAGTGCGTCGTCCGCTCGGCGGCGGCGCCGCCCGACGCCGGCCCGTCGCCGGTCCGAATCTCGATCATCGACGACGGCCTCTCCTTGACGGAGATGACCTCGAAGCTGGAAGGCCGCTTCGGAGCGCGCGTGGCGCACAACCTGCTCCGCGCGCCGAGCTACGATCTGTGCGTGATCGAGACGTTCGCCCCGCAAGTCAACAAGTGGCGCGGAATCGAGTTCCTCTGCCGCCGCTGGAACATCGACCCGGCCCGCACCGTCGCGATCGGTGACGACGTGAATGACGTGCAGATGATCCGCGCCGCCGGGCTGGGAGCCGCCATGAGCAACGGCCACGCCGCCGCGCACGCGGCCGCCCAGCGCATCCTCCCGCGGCATGATGAGTGCGGCGTCGCCGTGCTGCTGGAAGAACTGCTGGACGCATGA
- a CDS encoding phosphatidylserine decarboxylase — protein MSPYAKPEVCSITLIGAAATLAAAWYFGWLALVPALLTLALLSFYRHPRRTPPIGDRLVVSPADGKVVSITRNVPGESGTPELRIMVFLSVFNVHINRSPCGGRVLKSEYKPGLFLNALSAEADTRNEANTLTLQPSAPLPGPIRVRQIAGVLARRIVCAAKPGDSLTLGEPMGMIKLGSRTELVVPEDPRWVIAVKLGQAVKGGLTIMARLSDGT, from the coding sequence ATGAGCCCTTACGCGAAACCAGAAGTGTGCAGCATCACGCTGATCGGCGCCGCAGCGACGCTCGCTGCGGCGTGGTACTTCGGCTGGCTGGCGCTGGTTCCGGCGCTACTGACCCTCGCGCTGCTCTCCTTTTATCGCCATCCGCGCCGCACGCCGCCCATCGGTGATCGCCTGGTCGTGTCGCCCGCGGACGGCAAGGTGGTGTCGATCACCCGGAATGTGCCCGGCGAAAGCGGAACGCCCGAGCTGCGAATCATGGTTTTTCTCAGCGTCTTCAACGTGCACATCAACCGCAGCCCTTGCGGCGGGCGCGTCCTGAAGAGCGAGTACAAGCCGGGCCTATTCCTGAACGCGCTGTCGGCCGAGGCGGACACGCGCAACGAAGCCAATACGCTGACGCTGCAGCCTTCCGCCCCCCTGCCGGGGCCGATCCGCGTCCGCCAGATCGCCGGCGTGCTGGCTCGTCGCATCGTGTGCGCCGCCAAACCGGGCGACAGTCTGACGCTGGGAGAGCCGATGGGTATGATCAAGCTGGGTTCGCGAACGGAGCTGGTGGTGCCCGAGGATCCGCGCTGGGTCATTGCGGTCAAGCTGGGCCAGGCGGTCAAAGGCGGCCTGACGATCATGGCGCGGCTGAGCGACGGAACGTGA
- a CDS encoding CDP-alcohol phosphatidyltransferase — protein sequence MRTRLLNRMETGPAEERRPLRAVALLPSAATLGNLLCGFFAIVLCLLSIRAGFYEVPRRAIHPQLQEFFPSYLAVAAYLIVAAMVFDALDGRLARLARRTSEFGAQLDSIADIVSFGVAPALLHLTLFLRLAVRPDGPPEIMKVQWHMALVAIMVYVSCAAIRLARYNTENIEDEAAQRRFSGLPTPGGAAALCAAMLLHEDLAFMKSALFGIDWASVLRWGIPPLVFAVGLLMVSRVNYVHVFNEYVRREHPPIHLVWLLVAIGICFYWPQGFLALLATAYLLSGLVLHFRASASPAPDADDTDMD from the coding sequence ATGCGAACGCGACTGCTAAACCGCATGGAAACCGGACCGGCCGAGGAGCGCCGCCCGCTTCGCGCCGTCGCCCTGCTCCCCAGCGCCGCCACGCTCGGCAACCTTCTCTGCGGCTTCTTCGCGATCGTCCTGTGCCTGCTCTCGATACGGGCTGGTTTCTATGAAGTGCCGCGCCGCGCCATTCACCCGCAACTGCAGGAGTTCTTCCCCAGCTACCTGGCCGTCGCCGCCTACCTGATCGTCGCGGCCATGGTCTTCGACGCCCTCGACGGCCGACTGGCGCGGCTGGCCCGCCGAACCAGCGAATTCGGCGCGCAGCTCGACTCGATCGCCGACATCGTCAGCTTTGGCGTCGCGCCGGCGCTTCTGCACCTGACGCTCTTCCTTCGCCTGGCCGTCCGCCCGGACGGGCCGCCGGAGATCATGAAGGTGCAGTGGCACATGGCCCTCGTGGCGATCATGGTCTACGTGAGTTGCGCCGCGATCCGCCTGGCGCGTTACAACACCGAAAACATCGAGGATGAAGCCGCGCAGCGCCGCTTCAGCGGCCTGCCCACGCCCGGCGGCGCGGCCGCGCTATGCGCGGCGATGCTGCTGCACGAGGACCTCGCGTTCATGAAGTCGGCCCTCTTCGGAATCGACTGGGCCTCCGTCCTCCGCTGGGGAATTCCGCCGCTGGTCTTTGCGGTCGGATTGCTGATGGTCAGTCGCGTCAACTACGTGCACGTATTCAATGAGTATGTCCGCCGCGAGCACCCGCCCATTCACCTCGTCTGGCTGCTGGTGGCGATCGGAATCTGTTTCTACTGGCCGCAGGGGTTCCTGGCGCTTCTGGCGACAGCCTACCTGCTGAGCGGGCTGGTCCTGCACTTCCGGGCAAGCGCATCCCCGGCGCCCGACGCTGACGACACGGACATGGACTAG
- the fabI gene encoding Enoyl-[acyl-carrier-protein] reductase [NADH] FabI — protein MGMMDGKRGLIFGVANDRSLAWYIAEQLHKQGAQMGFTHLPNPKMERRVRQLAEPIGSKVIVPCDVTNDEQIGAACHQARETLGPLDFVVHSVAFATQEALYNPFHKTKRADFLQAMEISAYSLVSICNAALPHMNQSGSIVALSYMGSVKVIPGYNVMGVCKAALESSVRYLAAELGRDAKRIRVNAISAGPCRTLSSAGISGFDKMLEHYPTKAPLERNIESEEVGKSGLYLLSDLSSGVTGEIHYVDAGYNIIGW, from the coding sequence ATGGGAATGATGGACGGCAAGCGCGGATTGATCTTCGGCGTCGCGAACGACCGCTCGCTGGCGTGGTACATCGCCGAGCAGCTTCACAAGCAGGGGGCGCAGATGGGCTTTACGCACCTGCCCAACCCGAAGATGGAGCGGCGCGTCCGGCAGCTTGCCGAGCCGATCGGGTCGAAGGTGATCGTGCCCTGCGACGTGACGAACGATGAGCAGATCGGGGCGGCCTGCCATCAGGCGCGCGAGACGCTCGGGCCGCTGGATTTCGTGGTGCACTCGGTCGCTTTCGCGACGCAGGAGGCGCTCTACAACCCGTTCCACAAGACCAAGCGGGCCGATTTCCTGCAGGCGATGGAGATCAGCGCGTACTCGCTGGTTTCGATCTGCAACGCGGCCCTGCCGCACATGAATCAGAGCGGCTCGATCGTGGCGCTGTCCTATATGGGGTCGGTGAAGGTGATTCCCGGCTACAACGTCATGGGCGTCTGCAAGGCGGCGCTGGAGTCGAGCGTGCGCTACCTCGCGGCGGAACTCGGCCGCGACGCGAAGCGCATCCGCGTGAACGCGATTTCCGCCGGCCCGTGCCGCACGCTCAGCAGCGCCGGCATCAGCGGTTTTGACAAGATGCTGGAGCACTATCCGACCAAGGCGCCGCTGGAACGGAACATCGAGTCGGAGGAGGTCGGCAAGTCGGGGCTGTACCTGCTTTCCGACCTGTCCAGCGGCGTGACCGGCGAGATTCACTACGTCGATGCGGGGTACAACATCATCGGGTGGTGA
- a CDS encoding hypothetical protein (MT-A70), with protein sequence MSRIVSLPQRSAAEDLRLSVSGQFATLLADPPWQFQNRTGKMAPEHRRLLRYPTMQLEEICELPVRNLAAARSHLYLWVPNALLAEGLEVMRRWGFTYKSNLVWYKIRKDGGPDGRGVGFYFRNVTELILFGIRGSMRTRTPGRTQVNLLPTRKREHSRKPDEIYDVVESCSPGPRLELFARFPREGWTQWGNEDVEANGTHGVARRIRHANPDADLFALPRNYSAG encoded by the coding sequence ATGTCGAGGATTGTTAGCTTGCCGCAGCGAAGCGCTGCGGAGGACTTGAGGCTCAGCGTGTCGGGGCAATTCGCGACCCTCCTTGCCGATCCACCTTGGCAGTTTCAGAATCGAACCGGAAAGATGGCCCCCGAACATCGTCGTCTCCTGCGGTATCCGACGATGCAACTTGAAGAAATCTGCGAACTGCCCGTTCGCAATCTCGCCGCTGCGCGGAGTCACCTTTACCTGTGGGTTCCAAACGCGCTTCTGGCCGAGGGTTTGGAGGTCATGCGCCGATGGGGATTTACGTATAAGAGCAATCTCGTCTGGTACAAGATCCGCAAGGACGGCGGTCCGGATGGCCGCGGAGTGGGGTTCTACTTTCGCAACGTGACGGAGCTGATCCTCTTCGGCATCCGTGGCAGCATGCGAACGCGAACGCCTGGACGAACGCAGGTAAATCTGCTGCCGACGCGCAAACGGGAGCACTCGCGAAAACCGGATGAGATCTACGACGTGGTTGAGAGCTGTTCGCCCGGTCCGCGACTGGAGCTGTTTGCCCGGTTCCCGCGAGAGGGATGGACGCAGTGGGGGAACGAAGATGTCGAGGCGAACGGTACGCACGGGGTAGCGCGGCGTATCCGCCATGCGAACCCGGATGCTGATTTGTTCGCGTTGCCTCGAAACTACTCGGCCGGGTGA
- a CDS encoding Restriction endonuclease BglII → MARDRLPPFVRKNYEVHEWRHALAILSGDFPEEYADIVDVLARFRLQKSWITVGGGRKSKVAEWIDLALVERGWKAKNFDTKITVDEHSVESPTHEVDCFKNRVALEIEWNNKDPFYDRDLNNFRLLFDLRAISLGVIITRCDELQTVFGRLGCGESFGASTTHMSKLLPRIKGGGGAGCPILVFGIRSTLYVEDC, encoded by the coding sequence ATGGCGCGTGACCGGCTCCCTCCATTCGTCCGCAAGAACTACGAGGTTCACGAATGGCGACACGCCCTCGCGATCCTGTCGGGCGACTTTCCCGAAGAGTACGCCGACATCGTGGATGTACTGGCGCGATTCCGGCTCCAAAAGAGTTGGATCACGGTCGGCGGTGGCCGAAAGTCGAAGGTGGCCGAGTGGATCGACCTGGCCCTTGTGGAACGTGGATGGAAGGCGAAGAACTTCGACACCAAGATCACGGTCGATGAGCACAGCGTTGAATCGCCGACGCACGAAGTGGACTGCTTCAAGAATCGGGTCGCGCTCGAGATTGAGTGGAACAACAAGGATCCGTTCTACGACCGCGACCTGAACAACTTCCGGCTGCTCTTCGACCTTCGCGCGATCTCGCTCGGTGTTATCATCACACGTTGCGATGAGCTTCAAACGGTCTTCGGTCGCCTCGGCTGTGGCGAATCGTTTGGCGCATCGACGACGCACATGTCAAAGTTGCTTCCGCGAATCAAGGGCGGCGGTGGCGCAGGGTGTCCGATTCTCGTGTTTGGCATCAGGAGCACTCTCTATGTCGAGGATTGTTAG
- a CDS encoding Thermophilic serine proteinase precursor, which translates to MARTLCAAAFSLALAPVALAPGGQAGYHYSYFKQPRVLSLDSRTVALKAAASADAPTNWDAAGVDAASLTPIGVKGWAYASSPAAGRQDVEVELLVADLADQAALEFVSPVFRDEQGDPILVTADLLVGFGAGVSADDADAILDEVVGGIVLERAFAGLPNVYRVHSLSKNGFTVLGEANALALRPEVRFAEPDLILTARHALIPNDPSFGSLWGIRNTGQSGGTNDMDMDGNEAWDTTTGDATIYVVVLDDGVQQDHPDINQIPGMNFTVSEFGGMGPCDNHGTACAGCVSAKINNSLGVVGIAPECKVASAKFNVANVPCNGQGTFQITWFTSGLIWGRDLGAKVTSNSNTFGESGTITSAYQQTRDAGMLHFVAAGNSNSSTLPYPASLPTVNAVAALNRNGNRASFSNYGVGLDVSAPGQSIMSTDRTGSNGYAGGDYATVDGTSFACPYSAGVAALVYSRNRYLTAAEAEQIIYSTCMDRGAAGYDTTFGWGFINAQAAVAAVPPPPPPPGPFDLAAPADGATATSVTPTLSWTTSSSAYTYELVVDDDPAFLNPEINVTGIVGTFYGVTTPLEQARTYYWQVTARNPVDTIASNPGSASFTTLRDCNGNAIDDATDISGGASSDCNGNLAPDECDLSSAFHLASTNLSPINHGNPQQYLYDALLATGDVSLTFRAFADLNFTSEYIDVELNGAPIGTIFGAGGLDCASPPSVETLVIDAATYNAAVGVAGPATLGMLPSELCTEVCSSATYISVEISHSAVPRSADGNNDQIPDECQNSLIGDMNCDGAVNILDINPMVLALADPIAYAAAYPGCNLNNGDVNDDGAVDVLDINPFVALLGGG; encoded by the coding sequence ATGGCGCGGACTCTCTGCGCAGCAGCTTTTTCGCTCGCACTGGCCCCGGTCGCACTCGCGCCCGGCGGCCAGGCGGGGTATCACTACTCCTACTTCAAGCAGCCCCGAGTGCTGTCGCTGGACTCGCGGACGGTCGCTCTAAAGGCGGCCGCGAGCGCAGACGCCCCCACCAATTGGGACGCCGCGGGGGTGGATGCTGCCTCGCTGACGCCGATCGGCGTGAAGGGCTGGGCGTACGCGTCGTCGCCTGCCGCCGGCCGACAGGATGTCGAAGTCGAGCTGCTGGTCGCCGACCTGGCGGACCAGGCGGCGCTCGAGTTCGTGTCGCCGGTCTTTCGCGACGAGCAGGGCGATCCAATTCTGGTCACCGCCGACCTGCTGGTCGGTTTCGGCGCGGGCGTTTCAGCCGACGACGCCGATGCGATTCTCGACGAGGTCGTCGGCGGAATCGTGCTGGAGCGCGCGTTCGCGGGATTGCCAAACGTCTACCGCGTCCACAGCCTGTCGAAGAACGGGTTCACGGTGCTGGGCGAGGCCAACGCCCTGGCCCTGCGGCCGGAGGTGCGATTCGCCGAGCCGGACTTGATTCTCACGGCCCGCCACGCCCTGATTCCCAACGATCCGAGTTTCGGCTCGCTGTGGGGAATCCGCAACACCGGTCAGTCCGGCGGAACGAACGACATGGATATGGACGGAAATGAAGCCTGGGACACGACCACCGGCGACGCGACCATCTACGTCGTGGTGCTCGACGACGGCGTGCAGCAGGACCACCCCGACATCAACCAGATTCCGGGGATGAACTTCACGGTCAGCGAGTTCGGCGGAATGGGTCCGTGCGACAACCACGGCACGGCCTGCGCCGGGTGCGTCTCAGCGAAGATCAACAACAGCCTCGGCGTGGTGGGCATCGCGCCGGAGTGCAAAGTGGCCTCGGCCAAGTTCAACGTCGCCAACGTGCCCTGCAACGGGCAGGGGACGTTTCAGATCACCTGGTTCACGTCGGGGCTCATCTGGGGCCGCGACCTGGGCGCGAAGGTCACCTCGAACAGCAACACGTTCGGCGAATCCGGGACGATCACCTCCGCCTACCAGCAGACGCGCGACGCCGGAATGCTGCACTTTGTCGCCGCCGGCAACAGCAATTCCAGCACGCTGCCCTATCCGGCGAGCCTGCCGACGGTCAATGCGGTCGCCGCGTTGAATCGCAACGGCAACCGCGCCAGCTTCAGCAACTATGGCGTCGGTCTGGATGTTTCGGCGCCGGGCCAGTCGATCATGTCCACCGACCGCACCGGATCCAACGGCTATGCCGGAGGCGACTATGCCACGGTTGACGGCACGTCGTTCGCGTGTCCGTATTCGGCGGGTGTGGCGGCGCTGGTCTACTCGCGCAATCGCTACCTGACCGCGGCCGAGGCGGAGCAGATCATCTACTCGACCTGTATGGACCGCGGCGCCGCGGGGTACGACACGACGTTCGGCTGGGGCTTCATCAACGCGCAGGCGGCCGTCGCCGCCGTCCCGCCGCCCCCGCCGCCGCCCGGGCCGTTCGATCTGGCGGCGCCGGCGGACGGCGCCACGGCGACGAGCGTGACGCCGACGCTTTCGTGGACGACTTCGTCCAGTGCGTACACGTATGAGCTGGTGGTCGACGACGATCCGGCGTTTCTGAACCCTGAGATCAACGTGACCGGCATCGTCGGGACGTTTTACGGCGTGACGACGCCGCTTGAGCAGGCGCGCACGTACTACTGGCAAGTGACCGCCCGCAATCCGGTTGACACGATCGCGTCCAATCCGGGCAGCGCCTCGTTCACGACGCTGCGCGACTGCAACGGCAACGCGATCGATGATGCGACGGACATTTCCGGCGGCGCGTCGAGCGACTGCAACGGGAACCTGGCGCCCGACGAATGCGACCTCTCTTCCGCGTTTCACCTGGCGTCCACAAACCTGTCGCCGATCAACCACGGCAACCCGCAGCAGTACTTGTACGACGCGCTGCTGGCGACGGGCGACGTGAGCCTCACGTTCCGCGCTTTTGCCGACCTGAATTTCACCAGCGAATACATCGACGTGGAGCTCAACGGCGCGCCGATCGGCACGATCTTCGGCGCCGGCGGGCTGGACTGCGCGTCGCCGCCAAGCGTCGAGACGCTGGTCATCGACGCCGCGACGTACAACGCCGCGGTCGGCGTCGCCGGGCCGGCCACGCTCGGCATGCTGCCGTCAGAGCTGTGCACGGAGGTGTGCTCGTCGGCGACGTACATCTCGGTGGAGATTTCGCACTCCGCCGTTCCGCGCAGCGCGGACGGCAACAACGACCAGATTCCGGATGAGTGCCAGAATTCGCTGATCGGGGACATGAACTGCGACGGAGCCGTGAACATCCTGGACATCAACCCGATGGTGCTGGCGCTGGCTGATCCGATCGCGTACGCCGCCGCATATCCCGGCTGCAATCTCAACAACGGCGACGTGAATGATGACGGGGCGGTGGATGTGCTGGATATCAACCCGTTTGTGGCGCTGCTGGGCGGAGGGTGA
- the serA_5 gene encoding D-3-phosphoglycerate dehydrogenase: MNVFIADKFEAFGVAQLQQLGCNVTYRPGTQGPALTAAVRETGANVLIVRSTRVPAQTLQATDDLKLVIRAGSGFDTIDVEAASSLGIRVCNCPGMNSVAVAELTIGLMISLDRRIVDETSDLKRGVWNKKEYSKARGLKGRTLGIVGMGRIGYEVAKRARAFDMTVIYSDVVARPDFEQQLGLQKVTLDELLSAADFVTLHVSGGKDNRHMIGRREISMMKPTAYLLNCARGDVVDEQAVSEALEGGQLGGAAFDVYEVEPAATDSEFKDPIAKAPKTLGTHHVGASTDQAQEAVADETVRIVKAYMGRGDFLHCVNPPEAVVQ, encoded by the coding sequence ATGAACGTCTTCATCGCCGACAAGTTCGAGGCCTTCGGGGTGGCGCAATTACAGCAGCTTGGCTGCAACGTAACCTACCGCCCCGGAACGCAGGGGCCGGCCCTGACCGCCGCGGTCCGCGAGACCGGGGCTAATGTGCTGATCGTCCGGTCCACCAGGGTGCCGGCTCAGACGCTTCAGGCGACCGACGATTTGAAGCTGGTGATCCGCGCCGGCTCGGGCTTCGACACGATCGACGTGGAAGCCGCCAGCAGCCTGGGCATCCGCGTCTGCAACTGCCCCGGCATGAACTCGGTCGCCGTAGCCGAGCTGACCATCGGCCTGATGATCTCCCTGGACCGGCGGATCGTCGACGAGACGTCCGACCTGAAGCGCGGCGTCTGGAACAAGAAGGAGTACAGCAAGGCCCGCGGATTGAAGGGCCGCACGCTCGGGATCGTCGGCATGGGCCGCATCGGCTACGAAGTGGCGAAGCGCGCCCGCGCCTTCGACATGACGGTGATCTACAGCGACGTCGTCGCCCGGCCGGATTTCGAGCAGCAGCTCGGGCTGCAGAAGGTGACGCTCGACGAGCTGCTCAGCGCCGCCGACTTTGTCACGCTGCACGTCAGCGGCGGCAAGGACAACCGCCACATGATCGGGCGGCGCGAGATTTCGATGATGAAGCCGACGGCCTACCTGCTGAACTGCGCCCGCGGCGACGTGGTGGACGAGCAGGCGGTGAGCGAGGCCCTGGAGGGCGGGCAACTGGGCGGCGCCGCGTTCGACGTGTACGAAGTGGAACCGGCCGCGACCGACAGCGAGTTCAAGGACCCGATCGCCAAGGCCCCCAAGACGCTCGGCACGCACCATGTCGGCGCTTCGACCGACCAGGCCCAGGAAGCCGTCGCGGATGAAACGGTGCGGATCGTGAAGGCGTACATGGGTCGCGGTGATTTCCTGCACTGCGTGAACCCGCCCGAAGCGGTCGTGCAGTAG
- the mntB_3 gene encoding Manganese transport system membrane protein MntB: MSFIDALARHEFLQLALLTGVLASLACGIVGSYVVVRRITYIAGGIAHCILGGMGAARYLAVVHGVQVYQPGYGWVPLHPLHGATTAALLAAVIIGLVSLRAKQREDTVIGAVWAIGMAVGVLFISMTPGYNDPSSYLFGNILMTTREDLWMLAGLDALIVAVALLFYNRFLAVCFDEEFARLRGLSVEFWYLLLLCLAALTIVLLISVVGIVLVIALLTLPVAIAGFFSRTLWQMMIIATLLSTVFTTGGLALSYERNLPSGATTIVLCGAAYLLTMFLSAVARRLRGRAGAAG, encoded by the coding sequence ATGAGCTTTATCGACGCTCTGGCCAGGCACGAGTTCCTGCAACTGGCGCTGCTGACGGGCGTGCTGGCCAGCCTGGCGTGCGGCATCGTCGGCAGCTACGTGGTCGTCCGCCGCATCACCTACATCGCCGGCGGCATCGCCCACTGCATCCTGGGCGGGATGGGCGCGGCCCGCTACCTGGCCGTGGTGCACGGCGTGCAGGTGTATCAGCCGGGATACGGCTGGGTTCCGCTGCATCCGCTGCACGGTGCGACGACGGCGGCGCTTCTGGCGGCGGTCATCATCGGCCTGGTGAGTCTGCGGGCCAAGCAGCGCGAGGACACGGTCATCGGGGCGGTGTGGGCGATCGGCATGGCGGTGGGCGTGCTCTTCATCTCGATGACGCCGGGATACAACGATCCGTCGAGCTACCTGTTCGGCAACATCCTGATGACGACGCGCGAGGATTTGTGGATGCTGGCGGGGCTGGACGCGCTGATCGTCGCGGTGGCGCTGCTGTTCTACAACCGGTTTCTCGCGGTCTGCTTTGACGAGGAGTTCGCCCGGCTGCGCGGCTTGAGCGTCGAGTTCTGGTATCTCCTGCTGCTGTGCCTGGCGGCGCTGACGATCGTGCTGCTGATCAGTGTGGTCGGAATCGTGCTGGTGATCGCGCTGCTGACGCTGCCGGTGGCGATCGCGGGGTTCTTCTCGCGCACGCTGTGGCAGATGATGATTATCGCGACGTTGCTGAGCACCGTCTTCACTACGGGTGGACTGGCGCTGAGCTACGAGCGGAACCTGCCCAGCGGCGCCACAACGATCGTTCTATGCGGGGCGGCATACCTGTTGACCATGTTCCTTTCGGCCGTCGCGCGGCGGCTGCGCGGCCGCGCCGGCGCGGCGGGTTGA
- the znuC_2 gene encoding High-affinity zinc uptake system ATP-binding protein ZnuC: MTAAAPHAAATHATLAIDLQGVRFAYGDFVVLDHVDVHVHAHEFICIVGPNGGGKTTLLKLILGLLPAQRGTIRVFGLAPEQARPRIGYMAQASHLDPQFPVTVMDVVLMGRLRGGTWLAHYGKRDAAVAADALNEVGLFEVRGRPFSALSGGQRQRVLIARALAAEPELLMLDEPTANLDLLIQDDFYELLQRLKGRLTVVLVSHDVSFVARQVQRVICVNRKVISHPTAELTGEMMNEIYGGNVSLVRHDVHTHGPCEQCE; the protein is encoded by the coding sequence GTGACTGCCGCCGCCCCGCACGCCGCCGCGACGCACGCCACGCTGGCGATCGACCTGCAGGGCGTGCGTTTTGCGTACGGCGATTTCGTCGTGCTCGACCATGTGGATGTCCATGTTCACGCGCACGAATTCATCTGCATCGTCGGCCCCAACGGCGGCGGCAAGACGACGCTGCTTAAGCTGATTCTCGGCCTGCTGCCCGCGCAGCGCGGCACGATCCGCGTCTTCGGACTGGCGCCGGAGCAGGCCCGGCCGCGAATCGGCTACATGGCCCAGGCGTCGCACCTCGATCCGCAGTTTCCGGTGACGGTGATGGACGTGGTGCTGATGGGCCGGCTGCGCGGCGGGACGTGGCTGGCGCACTACGGAAAGCGGGACGCCGCCGTCGCCGCCGATGCGCTGAATGAAGTCGGCCTGTTCGAGGTGCGCGGGCGGCCTTTTTCGGCTCTGTCCGGCGGGCAGCGGCAGCGGGTGTTAATCGCGCGGGCGCTCGCGGCCGAGCCGGAGTTGCTGATGCTGGACGAGCCGACCGCCAACCTCGACCTGCTGATTCAGGATGATTTCTACGAGCTGCTTCAGCGGCTCAAGGGCCGGCTCACGGTCGTGCTGGTCTCGCATGACGTCAGCTTTGTGGCGCGGCAGGTGCAGCGCGTCATCTGCGTCAACCGCAAGGTGATCTCGCACCCGACGGCCGAGCTCACCGGCGAGATGATGAACGAAATCTATGGCGGCAACGTCAGCCTGGTGCGGCACGACGTGCATACGCACGGCCCCTGCGAGCAGTGCGAATGA